ATTTTAATTTTAATCAAAAATATCAATACTATTTGAATTAATATTAATTTATTACTAAATATTTAGTTAAAACATTTTTAAAATTTAAACAAAAAAAATCCCTCTTCTTTCGAAAAGGGATTTAATATTTAAGGTGTTGCTAAAAAACTTCTGACTTCCATCATCCATCTTCCAGCATATTTATCACACTTTAATTTCAACGTCAACTCCTGAAGGAAGTTCTAATTTCATTAGAGCATCAACAGTTTTAGAAGAAGAAGAGTAGATATCCATCAATCTCTTGTGAGCTGATAATTGGAACTGCTCTCTTGCTTTCTTGTTTACGTGCGGAGATCTCAACACTGTGAAGATTCTCTTATTCGTTGGCAATGGAATTGGTCCGTTTACAACAGCACCAGTAGCCTTTACCGTTTTTACGATCTTCTCAGCAGACTTGTCTACCAAGTTGTAATCGTAAGATTTTAGTTTTATTCTGATTCTTTGTGACATTTCTTGTACTTTAAAAAAATTAACCTTTTGCTTTAGCAATGATATCTTCAGCAACGTTTTGAGGAGTAGCTTGGTACTTCTCTAATTCCATAGAAGAAGTAGCTCTTCCTGATGAAAGTGTTCTTAGAGTAGTAACATAACCAAACATTTCAGACAATGGAACTGAACCTTTGATAACAACGGCACCGTTCTTCTCTTCTTGTCCACTGATTGTACCTCTTCTCTTGTTAAGGTCACCAATGATGTTACCCATATATTCTTCCGGAGTTACAACCTCCAATTTCATAATAGGCTCCATAATTACTGGCTTAGCAGCACGTCCCGCTTCTTTAAATCCTAATTTAGCAGCTAATTCGAAAGAAAGAGCATCAGAATCCACCGCGTGGAAAGATCCGTCTTTAAGAGTTACTTTAATACCTTCAACTTCGAAACCAGCCAAAGGACCGTTCTTCATTGCAGCTTTAAAGCCTTTTTCAATTGCAGGAACAAATTCTCTAGGAACGTTACCACCTTTGATCTCATTGATGAATTCTAAACCAACTTTACCTTCGTCAGCAGGTCCTAGTTCAAATACAATATCAGCAAATTTACCTTTACCACCAGATTGTTTTTTGTAAACTTCTCTGTGCTGAGCAACTCTTGTAAGATTTTCTTTATATTCTACCTGAGGTTGACCTTGGTTAACTTCAACTTTGAATTCTCTTCTCATACGATCTACAATGATATCTAAGTGAAGCTCACCCATACCAGAGATAATCGTTTGTCCTGAAGCCTCGTCAGTTCTAACCGTAAACGTAGGATCTTCTTCAGCCAATTTAGCTAGAGCGTTACCCATTTTATCTTGGTCAGCCTTAGTTTTAGGCTCAACAGCGATACCAATTACCGGATCAGGGAAAACCATCGATTCTAGAACGATTGGGTTTTTCTCGTCACACATAGTATCACCAGTTTTGATAGATTTGAAACCTACAGCAGCACCAATATCACCAGCTTCAATATATTCTACTGGGTTTTGCTTGTTAGCGTGCATCTGATAGATTCTAGAGATTCTTTCTTTATCTCCTGAACGAGTGTTCAAGATATAAGAACCTGCATCTAGTCTTCCAGAGTAAGCTCTGAAGAATGCCAATCTTCCTACGAAAGGATCGGTAGCAATCTTAAATGCCAATGCAGAGAAAGGTTCGTTTACGTCTGGCTTTCTGAAAATTTCAGCATCAGTTCTTGGGTCAGTACCTTTGATATCATCTTTATCCAATGGAGAAGGCAAGTATTTACATACTGCATCCAACATAAACTGTACTCCTTTGTTCTTAAATGAAGAACCACAAGTCATTGGGATAATAGATAAATCGATAGTAGCTTTTCTAAGAGCTTCGTTGATTTCGTCTTCAGAGATTGAATCTGGATCTTCGAAGAATTTCTCCATCAAAGTATCATCATAATCTGCAACAGCCTCAACTAATTTCTCTCTATATTCTAGAACTTCATCTTTCATGTCTTCTGGAATTGGAACTACCTCGAAAGTAGCACCTTGTCCAGCTTCATCCCAGATGATCGCTCTGTTTTTAATTAAGTCTACAACACCTTTGAAATCTTCTTCAGCACCGATTGGTAAAACGATAGGAACTGCGTTTGATCCTAACATTGTCTTAACCTGGTTTACCACGTTAAGGAAGTCAGCACCTTGTCTGTCCATTTTGTTTACAAATCCCATTCTTGCAACTTTGTAGTTGTCAGCAAGTCTCCAGTTTGTTTCAGACTGAGGCTCTACTCCATCTACTGCAGAGAATAAGAATACCAACCCATCCAATACTCTCAAAGATCTGTTTACTTCTACTGTGAAGTCAACGTGTCCCGGTGTATCGATGATGTTGAAGTGGTAAGGCTTAGTATCAGCTAAAGGTTTTCCTTGGTCTGTTGGAAAGTTCCAAGAACAAGTAGTTGCAGCAGAAGTAATAGTAATACCTCTTTCTGCTTCCTGCTCCATCCAGTCCATTGTAGAAGCACCATCGTGAACTTCACCAATTTTGTGGTTTACACCTGTATAGAATAAAATTCTTTCTGTAGTGGTAGTTTTACCAGCATCAATGTGCGCAGCAATACCAATATTTCTTGTAAATTTAAGATCTCTACCCATTTCAGATTAGAATTTAAAGTGTGAGAAAGCTTTGTTAGCTTCCGCCATTTTGTGAGTATCAGATTTCTTCTTGTAAGCAGCACCTTCTTCTCTTGAAGCGGCAACTACTTCATTAGCCAATTTCAAAGCCATAGACTTATCATTTCTCTTTTTAGAGTAGCTAATTAACCATTTCATTGCCATAGAAATTTTTCTATCAGCTCTGATTGGCATAGGAATCTGGAAGTTTGCTCCACCTACTCTTCTAGAACGTACTTCTACGTGAGGCATAACGTTAGTTAATGCATCTTTCCAGATTTCAAGGGCAGTCTTTTCAGTTTCTCCTTTTTTAGTTTCTACGATGTCTAATGCATCATAGAATATTTTGAATGCGATTGACTTCTTACCGTCAAGCATCAAGTTGTTTACGAATCTAGTTACCAATTGATCATTAAATTTTGGATCTGGTAACAACGGTCTTTTTTTCGCTTTTGTCTTTCTCATTGTTTCTGTACCTTATTTAATGATTATTTTTTCTTTCCTTTAGCCGGTGCAGCTGCAGCTTGACCTGGCTTAGGTCTCTTAGCTCCGTACTTAGATCTTCTTTGAGTTCTTCCGCTTACTCCAGCAGTATCTAACGCACCTCTTACGATGTGGTATCTAACTCCTGGTAAATCTTTTACTCTCCCCCCGCGTACCAATACTATCGAGTGCTCTTGAAGATTATGTCCTTCACCTGGGATATAGGCGTTAACTTCTTTACCGTTTGAAAGTCTTACCCTTGCAACTTTTCTAAGTGCAGAGTTAGGTTTCTTAGGAGTGGTAGTATATACTCTCGTACATACACCTCGTCTTTGTGGACAAGAATCAAGTGCAGCCGATTTACTCTTCTTGGTAAGTGCGACTCTTCCTTTTCTAACTAATTGTTGAATAGTAGGCATTTAATTGCTTTTATTTTAGGGTGCAAAAATAATAATAATTTTTTAATTGACAAGTAGTTATGTAGAAATAATAATCTTTATTTAATTTAAACTAACCTTATGATTACCTACAATTTACAGCAAACAGAGACATACAACAAATTTTAAAAATTTTTATAGCCTTAAAATACTTTACCCAATTTTACCTTTGACCCATCTATTTTTATTAATTTATTACTAATTGATTCAGCCTTAAACATCATAATTATATTTATCTAATCATTAAACACATTTTAAAATCAAACAAATTAATCCTAATTAAATTAAAAAAATTTACAATAGTTATCTTCTATGAGATCAAGTTGATTTCGGCACAATATTTCCTGCTTAGAAATATCAAAAAATAAACTCATGAAATCATCACCATTTGCTATTATAAAGAATAATGGAAATAAGTGTGATTCCATATGACCTTTAAAAATAAATTATATACATATGAAAAACGCAAACATTATCGGCCTAAAAGAAGCCGACTGCCAAAACATTTCAGAAAAACTGAATATCTTACTAGCTAACTATTCTGTATTTTACCAGAATACAAGAGGTTCTCACTGGAATATCAAAGGTGAACAATTTTTCACACTGCATCCTAAGTTTGAAGAATTATACAATAGTTTAGTTTTAAAAATAGATGAGATTGCAGAACGTATATTAACTTTAGGAGCAACTCCGGCGCACAATTATTCAGATTACCTTCAGGTTTCTACCATTAAAGAAAGCAAAGAAGTAAGCGACGGCAATAAAAGTGTAGAGATCATTCTGAATTCTTTCAAAGTGGTCATCGATTTGCAAAGAGAGCTTTTAGATATTACAGACAAAGCAGGTGATGAAGGTACCAACTCGCAAATGAGCGACTATATTACAGAGCAGGAAAAAGAAGTCTGGATGTACAATTCTTATTTAGGGAAGTAAAAACAAGACAAAAATCATTACAATATTTAAAAAATCGTCTTACATTTAGACGATTTTTATTTTAAATAAACTAAATTTGTGTTAAAATTACACAATATGCAACATATGACGTTTAACTCCATTCTAGACAACGATTTCTATAAAATTACCATGCAAAATGCGGTGGTAAAACTTTTCCCAAGTCAAACTGTAAAATACGAATTTATCAATCGTGGAAAACATCATTTTCCTGAAGGTTTTGATCATGCTTTAAGAGAAACTGTCAACAAAATGGCAGAGCTGAAACTGACTAAAGATGAGAAAAAGTTTTTAGCTAAAACCTGTCCTTATTTAAACTTACCTTATCTTGATTTTCTAGAAGGCTATCATTACGATCCATCTGAAGTAAAAATTGTACAAACAGAAAATGATCTATCGGTTACTGTTGAAGGACTTTGGTACCGAACCATTCTTTGGGAAGTTCCTTTATTGGCTTTGATTAGTGAATTGCATTACGAAATGAATCATATGGAAAGAGATTCTAACGAAACCGTAATGGCAAAAACGCTGGAAAAAGCAGATTCACTAAACAAGTTGGGAGTTAACTTTGCAGAATTTGGTACAAGAAGAAGACATTCTTATAAAGTACAAAATTTGGTAATGGAAGCTTTAACCCAGAAAAAGGACTCTACATTTATAGGAAGCTCCAACGTACATTTCGCAATGAAATACGGTGTAAAACCAATTGGAACTCATGCTCACGAATGGTTTATGTTTCACGGAGCCGAGTTTGGATTTAAAATGGCCAACGAATTAGCCCTTGAACATTGGGTTGATGTTTATCGTGGAGATTTGGGAGTCGCTCTTTCAGACACTTATACCACTGATGTTTTCTTCCAGCAATTTGATAAAAAATTCGCAAAACTTTTCGACGGAGTTCGTCACGACAGTGGTGATCCGTTAGAATTTGCCGACAAAACCATTGCTCACTACAAACGACATGGGATTAATCCTTTATTTAAATATATTATTTTTTCTGATGCTTTAAATCTTGAAAAAGTAGAAGAAATCACCAATTACTGTAAAGGAAAAATCGGAGTTTCTTTTGGGATTGGAACCAATCTTACGAATGATGTCGGTTTAAAACCAATGAACATCGTGATGAAACTTATCGGCGTACAATCTCTCAACAACGAATGGATTCCTACCGTAAAACTTTCTGATGAACATGGAAAATACACTGGTGATCCAAAAATGATTGAACTTGCAAAAGAGTTTTTGAGGATTAAAGATTAAAAACATTTAAGTATGATGAAAAATTTATTTCTACTTAGCGGAATTATATTCACTTTAATCTCCTGCTCTATTCAAACCAAAGCTCAAGATGGTAAACCCGGAAAAGACGGAACTTCTGGTGTTTCAAAAATAGGTTTCAACCAAAAACTGGCAGATTCTTTAGGAGCAGATAAATATGGGATGAAAGCTTACACCATCGTAATGTTGACAACCGGCTCAGCAAAAATTGATGATAAAGAGAAAAAAGCAGAATTAATGAAAGGCCACATGACCAACATCGGAAAATTAGCCGATGAAGGAAAAATTATTGTAGCCGGACCGTTCTTAGAAAAGAATAAAGAAAACTACCGCGGAATGTTTATCTTCAACACCAAGTCAAAAGAAGAAGCCGAATCTTGGGTAAAAACTGATCCCGCCGTTGCGGCCGGAATTTTCAGTTATGAAATATTTCCTTGGTACGGTTCCGCAGCTTTGCCTTTGTACTTGAAACATCATGATGAAATTTCGAAAGAAAATCCTTAAATCTTTTTCGATGAAACTATATTGCATCTTATTATTTCTATTGATGCTGATTAATTGCAATAAAGAACCCAAAGTTTTTGAATTCACCACAGATACTGTTGATAAAAATATTGTACAAGAATTAAAACAAATAACAAACAGGAAACCTTACGGCTTACTTTTCCAAGATGAAAAATATGAAGTCTGGAATAGCTGTTCCGGAGAATGGGGTGGAACAAT
Above is a genomic segment from Chryseobacterium mulctrae containing:
- a CDS encoding Dps family protein, with amino-acid sequence MKNANIIGLKEADCQNISEKLNILLANYSVFYQNTRGSHWNIKGEQFFTLHPKFEELYNSLVLKIDEIAERILTLGATPAHNYSDYLQVSTIKESKEVSDGNKSVEIILNSFKVVIDLQRELLDITDKAGDEGTNSQMSDYITEQEKEVWMYNSYLGK
- the rpsG gene encoding 30S ribosomal protein S7, translated to MRKTKAKKRPLLPDPKFNDQLVTRFVNNLMLDGKKSIAFKIFYDALDIVETKKGETEKTALEIWKDALTNVMPHVEVRSRRVGGANFQIPMPIRADRKISMAMKWLISYSKKRNDKSMALKLANEVVAASREEGAAYKKKSDTHKMAEANKAFSHFKF
- the pncB gene encoding nicotinate phosphoribosyltransferase, yielding MQHMTFNSILDNDFYKITMQNAVVKLFPSQTVKYEFINRGKHHFPEGFDHALRETVNKMAELKLTKDEKKFLAKTCPYLNLPYLDFLEGYHYDPSEVKIVQTENDLSVTVEGLWYRTILWEVPLLALISELHYEMNHMERDSNETVMAKTLEKADSLNKLGVNFAEFGTRRRHSYKVQNLVMEALTQKKDSTFIGSSNVHFAMKYGVKPIGTHAHEWFMFHGAEFGFKMANELALEHWVDVYRGDLGVALSDTYTTDVFFQQFDKKFAKLFDGVRHDSGDPLEFADKTIAHYKRHGINPLFKYIIFSDALNLEKVEEITNYCKGKIGVSFGIGTNLTNDVGLKPMNIVMKLIGVQSLNNEWIPTVKLSDEHGKYTGDPKMIELAKEFLRIKD
- the rpsL gene encoding 30S ribosomal protein S12, translating into MPTIQQLVRKGRVALTKKSKSAALDSCPQRRGVCTRVYTTTPKKPNSALRKVARVRLSNGKEVNAYIPGEGHNLQEHSIVLVRGGRVKDLPGVRYHIVRGALDTAGVSGRTQRRSKYGAKRPKPGQAAAAPAKGKKK
- a CDS encoding YciI family protein, with the translated sequence MMKNLFLLSGIIFTLISCSIQTKAQDGKPGKDGTSGVSKIGFNQKLADSLGADKYGMKAYTIVMLTTGSAKIDDKEKKAELMKGHMTNIGKLADEGKIIVAGPFLEKNKENYRGMFIFNTKSKEEAESWVKTDPAVAAGIFSYEIFPWYGSAALPLYLKHHDEISKENP
- the rpsJ gene encoding 30S ribosomal protein S10; translation: MSQRIRIKLKSYDYNLVDKSAEKIVKTVKATGAVVNGPIPLPTNKRIFTVLRSPHVNKKAREQFQLSAHKRLMDIYSSSSKTVDALMKLELPSGVDVEIKV
- the fusA gene encoding elongation factor G, which codes for MGRDLKFTRNIGIAAHIDAGKTTTTERILFYTGVNHKIGEVHDGASTMDWMEQEAERGITITSAATTCSWNFPTDQGKPLADTKPYHFNIIDTPGHVDFTVEVNRSLRVLDGLVFLFSAVDGVEPQSETNWRLADNYKVARMGFVNKMDRQGADFLNVVNQVKTMLGSNAVPIVLPIGAEEDFKGVVDLIKNRAIIWDEAGQGATFEVVPIPEDMKDEVLEYREKLVEAVADYDDTLMEKFFEDPDSISEDEINEALRKATIDLSIIPMTCGSSFKNKGVQFMLDAVCKYLPSPLDKDDIKGTDPRTDAEIFRKPDVNEPFSALAFKIATDPFVGRLAFFRAYSGRLDAGSYILNTRSGDKERISRIYQMHANKQNPVEYIEAGDIGAAVGFKSIKTGDTMCDEKNPIVLESMVFPDPVIGIAVEPKTKADQDKMGNALAKLAEEDPTFTVRTDEASGQTIISGMGELHLDIIVDRMRREFKVEVNQGQPQVEYKENLTRVAQHREVYKKQSGGKGKFADIVFELGPADEGKVGLEFINEIKGGNVPREFVPAIEKGFKAAMKNGPLAGFEVEGIKVTLKDGSFHAVDSDALSFELAAKLGFKEAGRAAKPVIMEPIMKLEVVTPEEYMGNIIGDLNKRRGTISGQEEKNGAVVIKGSVPLSEMFGYVTTLRTLSSGRATSSMELEKYQATPQNVAEDIIAKAKG